The Oncorhynchus gorbuscha isolate QuinsamMale2020 ecotype Even-year linkage group LG08, OgorEven_v1.0, whole genome shotgun sequence DNA window AGCTAGCTGCCATTGTCTGGTTTCAATAGAAACAGGTAAACATTTTTAACAATAAATGAAAAACCAAACCACCCATCTTGTATAAAAATAGATAGTGGTTTGCAAAAGTGCCAGAAACTTCATTTTTCAGTGTtaaggttaacaccattctcttaAGCACATTAAACTACTCACATACCATTTACTGTGGCTCCCTGCTCCATTCTCTTAAGCACACTAAACTACTCACATACCATTTACTGTGGCTCCCTGCTCCATTCTCTTAAGCACACTAAACTACTCACATACCATTTACTGTGGCTCCCTGCTCCATTCTCTTAAGCACAATAGTTGTTCTTATTCATTTGTCATGTACCATTTACTGTGGCTCCCCTACACAGGAACGCCAATCTGCAAATCATGAACATAGCAAAGTAATCGGCGATTCATCTTAATTAAGAAAAGGTCCTAGAAAATCATACATTTGACTAGAATCCCAAATGTTGATCACTAGGGCTCTGATGAGCGTTGTAGGTAGGACACTTGGTACAACGAGGTTTATTAGAAAAATATCTAAAGAATGTCTCTTTGGTTTCTCTCAGCATTCTTCAATGAGCAACTCTTCAGAGCTGTACAGTTTCTTCTTGATCACTCTGAAGCCCGTGCTCAGTCTAATTGCCTGTCTCTTTACGGGACTGGATGGAGACTTTGTGGAGAAAAGCCCTTGGATTTTGGGCCACAGTCCTCCAGAATCGAGCCTCAGCACCAGTGTGAGCTGGAAGGTTGGGACGAGATATGGGTCCACGGTGATCTgttccatactctgacacacctCCCCCTGTTCCACGCAGAGGTCTATGAGAGCCCCCCTCAGGCCACAGGGCTCGCTGGCTGCCAGGTGAAGGAGCTCTTGGCCTATGTGTTCCAGAAGCTTCTCAGGGATGAGTAGTTTCGAACATCTAAGGGCGCCGTCTTTGGCTTCCCTTAAGCTACTGGCAATTAGGTGCACAAGTTCTTTCAGAAGGGTCTCCTCCATTGAGAGGAGATCATCGTATAGCACGTTGCCGAAGTCATCAGATGAGGAGATAGAGGGAAAGTCAAACCCTGAAAAGACAAGAGGGCAGTTTTAGTCATACAGAACGTCAGATAGAGCTATTGTTTGTGTCAAACTAGCAATAACCTGGCCTCAGATCTGTTTGTTTCTGTATTAATAGCCAACTCCTATCCTCaataagacagcacaaacaggtcCGGGAACCAGGCTAGGTCGACTTATTAAAATATTTACCGGAGTCTGAGAGATCAGTCCTGCTGCCATTGTCTGAGTCGGAGTCTAAACTGTGACGGCTGCTCTGTCCGTCTCCACTGAAGTCTGTTAACTTCTGCACCAGTTTCCCCCATGAAGACCTTTTGGCGGTGGCGTCCATTGGAGAAGGAGATGAGCTGAAGATGTCTAAATCATGGACCATCATGGTTGTAGGAAGTGCATGCATCATTTCCAAGTGGTCAACTTGTTCAACTTATTATAACTTTCCAAGTCTCAGGGATCATAGATCAGGTTCTGTGGATAGAAATAAGGGCAAAAGATGAGACCACTGAATTTGAAAGTAACGTTGACTATAAGCTAGAATTTACACATCAGACAAATCTAACAATACTGCTACTATTCAGTGACTGATATAGCTAGTTATCTATTGTAATAAACGTTTACCGAGTGGAGGAAAAAGACAGGTAACGTTAGTCCTTTCATTCCCTTGTTCAAAGTTGACGGTCGAGACAATAGGTTGAAATTAATAGCCAGTGAGAGTAATGATTACTTACAAAGATATGTTGCTAACGTGGAAATGTTCTTTCTGTTGCTAAtccagtttatttatttttgttgctGCGTTTGAGGACAAAGGCTTCCCAGTCAAGCCGACTATACATGTAGCTCTCCCGTCGCACAGCTGCTCAGCTCTGCAGATATTCTGCAACGACGAAGCTGTTTAAATATGCAGACGGGAGAACAGCACGCCCAGTTCTCACTTTTCAGCCAATCAGAGGCAGGACAGCGCGCCCAGCTCTCACTCTTCAGCCAATCAGAAGCAGGGGCACGTCATCGGTGTTCTATCTTGCCTGGTAACATGCGGTTAATCACAGAGGGGGCAGAAGGACGGACAGAGACATGGTGAAGGGGGGGTGGGACCCTCAAAATGTATTTTCTGATCGGGGAAAAACACCAGCTACAGTCTTTGGTGCACGTAGTACTAGCCCGGACATAGCCAGGACGTAGTACTAGCCCGGACATAGCCAGGACGTAGTACTAGCCCGGACATAGTCAGGACGTAGTACTAGCCCGGACATAGCCCGGACATCTTAAAACTCCGTGCACTTGTTCATTTCCAAAATAATAGGACGCAATACATTGACTGAGCAGAAGGTGTAACATTACGTCATGGGTTTGGAACCATGTATCTGATTTAAACTGAGCGTATTACATTGTACCAGCTGAGTAGGCATAGTCCACTGCTTACTACACTACACATAGTTCTAGATACAACATGCATTTTACCTGATACCCTAAAAATAACTTACAACAGCAGGGTCATCAATTTGGTGGTGCGTAGTTATGATTTGACTTGCAAGAATAACTGTCGAAAATGTTTTGTCATCATTTGGTGGTGAATAGCTATGATTGTCGAAAATATTGTCATCATTGACTTGCAAGAATAACTTGTCGAAAATATTTTGTCATCATTTGGTGGTGAATAGCTATGATTTGACTTGCAAGAATAACTTGTCGAAAATATTTTGTCATCATTTGGTGGTGCATAGCTATGATTTGACTTGCGAGAATAACTGTCGAAAATGTTGTTTTGTCATCCCATGTACCCCCCCCCAGCCCCCCAAACCACAGGCAATAGGCATAGAAACTGTCCATTGCAGGTAAACAAGAGAACCGCAGACAATGGACACACTTCTGGTTATAATACGGCTCGACTTTATACATGTTCATGTTGCCTTTACATTATGTCAATTCATCAGTTGGTTCCAGTAACACTTCTTTATGTTATTCAGTCCAGGTATGTTACTTATGTTATGCTCCGCTGCTGTtatagtacatactgtatattgtaaCTGTGCATCTCCCACTCCCCACAGGATAGAACATTCTCTGTTAGCGTTTGTATAGCAAGGCAGAGAGCATTTACAGGTATATTGATCCTTTATCAACAAACGACATCATATTAGTCTCAGACGTATTGCTGAACTGTCTGTAATACCTGATCTGTTGATCGTGTTGCTGATGTCACTATAAAAGGATAACAGGGGGACTATTGGGTGTGAGGAACTGTTTTCAGGAAGTGGGTTGGAACATTATCTTCGTGTCGTGAACATCATGTTCTTAATGCAGATAAACAAATGAGTTGGTTTTGTGTTTGGAGGATGCAGGGACACATTTTGCATTGTTCTGTGTTTTAAAAAATTTAAATTCATTGTCACAAACACCGGattaggtgcagtgaaatgtgttggttttacagggtcagtcatagtagtatgataggtgttgttttacagggtcagtcatagtagtatgataggtgttgttttacagggtcagtcatagtagtatgataggtgttgttttacagggtcagtcatagtagtatgataggtgttgttttacagggtcagtcatagtagtatgataggtgttgttttacagggtcagtcatagtagtatgataggtgttgttttacagggtcagtcatagtagtatgataggtgttgttttacagggtcagtcatagtagtatgataggtgttgttttacagggtcagtcatagtagtatgataggtgttgttttacagggtcagtcatagtagtatgataggtgttgttttacagggtcagtcatagtagtatgataggtgttgttttacagggtcagtcatagtagtatgataggtgttgttttacagggtcagtcatagtagtatgataggtgttgttttacagggtcagtcatagtagtatgataggtgttgttttacagggtcagtcatagtagtatgataggtgttgttttacagggtcagtcatagtagtatgataggtgttgttttacagggtcagtcatagtagtatgataggtgttgttttacagggtcagtcatagtagtatgataggtgttgttttacagggtcagtcatagttgtatgataggtgttgttttacagggtcagtcatagtagtatgataggtgcagtgtaatgtgttgttttacagggtcagtcatagtagtatgataggtgcactgctcaaaaaaaataaagggaacactaaaataacacatcctagatctgaatgaatgaaatattcttattaaatacttttttctttacatagttgaatgtgctgacaacaaaatcacacaaaaattatcaatggaaatcaaatttatcaacccatggaggtctggatttggagtcacactcaaaattaaagtagaaaaccacactacaggctgatccaactttgatgtaatgttgatgtgtgtggcctccacgtgcctgtgtgacctccctacaacgcctgggcatgctcctgatgaggtggcggatggtctcctgagggatctcctcccagacctggactaaagcatccgccaactcctggacagtctgtggtgcaacgtggcgttggtggatggagcgagacatggtgtcccagatgtgctcaattggattcaggtctggggaacgggcgggccagtccatagcatcaatgccttcctcttgcaggaactgctgacactctccagccacatgaggtctagcattgtcttgcattaggaggaacccagggccaactgcaccagcatatggtctcacaaggggtctgaggatctcatctcggtacctaatggcagtcaggctacctctggcgagcacatggagggctgtgcagcccccccaaagaaatgccaccccacaccatgactgacccaccgccaaaccggtcatgctggaggatgttgcaggcagcagaacgttctccacggcgtctccagactctgtcacgtctgtcacatgtgctcagtgtgaacctgctttcatctgtgaagtgcacagggcgccagtggcgaatttgccaatcttggtgttctctggcaaatgaaaaacctcctgcacagtgttgggctgtaagcacaacccccacctgtggacgttgggccctcacaccaccctcatggagtctgtttctgaccgtttgagcagacacatgcacatttgtggcctgctggaggtcattttgcagggctctggcagtgctcctcctgcttctccttgcacaaaggcggaggtagcggtcctgctgctgggttgttgccctcctacggcctcctccaagtgtcctgatgtactggcctgtctcctggtagcgcctccatgctctggacactacgctgacagacacagcaaaccttcttgccacagctcacattgatgtgccatcctggatgagctgcactacctgagccacttgtgtgggttgtagagaccgtctcatgctaccactagagtgaaagcaccgccagcattcaaaagtgaccaaaacatcagccaggaagcataggaactgagaagtggtctgtggtccccacctgaagaaccactcctttattgggagtgtcttgctaattgcctataattccAATTCCATTAgcacaacagcatgtgatatgtattgtcaatcagtgttgcttcctaagtggacagtttgatttctatattaccctatcaggacagcttattcaacagaataacatggtctatattaccctatcaggacagcttattcaacagaataacatggtctatattaccctatcaggacagcttattcaacagaataacatggtctatattaccctatcaggacagcttattcaacagaataacatggtctatattaccctatcaggacagcttattcaacagaataacatggtctatattaccctatcaggacagcttattcaacaggataacatggtctatattaccctatcaggacagcttattcaacagaataacatggtctatattaccctatcaggacagcttattcaacagaataacatggtctatattaccctatcaggacagcttattcaGCAGAATAAcgtggtctatattaccctatcaggacagcttattcaacaGAATAACATGGTCTATTGTATAAAAAGCTTTTGACAAGTCTACAGACATGGCAGTACTATTCTTTCTATCATCTAAGACAACTGCAACCAGCATGGTAGCCATAGTGGTGCTATCTAAACCCCAGTATGCCTCATATGTTTAAAGTACTTCTGACATCCTCCGCATGTACACTAAACATGCTACTATATGAGTAATCATACAATATCGGACTCACAAAAAGACCTACTGATTTAGAAACTAACTTAAGTTGTGTTGCGTCGGCTCAGTAAAGTCACTTTTTTACTGTCCCAAAATTGTCAGAATAAAATGATGGGCTGGTAAACTAAGTGTGTTCTGTAT harbors:
- the LOC124041084 gene encoding DNA damage-inducible transcript 4 protein-like: MMHALPTTMMVHDLDIFSSSPSPMDATAKRSSWGKLVQKLTDFSGDGQSSRHSLDSDSDNGSRTDLSDSGFDFPSISSSDDFGNVLYDDLLSMEETLLKELVHLIASSLREAKDGALRCSKLLIPEKLLEHIGQELLHLAASEPCGLRGALIDLCVEQGEVCQSMEQITVDPYLVPTFQLTLVLRLDSGGLWPKIQGLFSTKSPSSPVKRQAIRLSTGFRVIKKKLYSSEELLIEEC